One Danio rerio strain Tuebingen ecotype United States chromosome 22, GRCz12tu, whole genome shotgun sequence genomic window carries:
- the sirt7 gene encoding NAD-dependent protein deacetylase sirtuin-7 isoform X2: protein MGTEISKILQKCESEWTEEERSMLQAHQDTVQELSRRQNRRHLLKRKQEEMFDDAENLKTKVKQLAEAVQRAKHLVIYTGAGISTAASIPDYRGPNGVWTQLQKGRSVSTSDLSQAEPTLTHMSIWMLHKMKMVQHVVSQNCDGLHLRSGLPRHALSELHGNMFIEVCDSCSPPREFIRLFDVTERTALHRHGTGRSCPHCRAELRDTIVHFGERGTLEQPLNWKGAAEAAQRADLILCLGSSLKVLKKYSCLWCMNRPASKRPKLYIVNLQWTPKDNLATLKIHGKCDAVMALLMEELALAVPVYSRLQDPIFSLAKPLSPQEQKSHSRKEIAPPSALEEVSQSAAPQGEGPAVQGGWFGRGYSKGRRKKKSS from the exons ATGGGTACTGAG ATCTCGAAGATCCTCCAGAAGTGTGAGTCTGAGTGGACAGAGGAGGAGCGGTCGATGCTGCAGGCGCATCAGGACACCGTGCAGGAGCTGAGCCGACGACAGAACCGCAGACACCTGCTCAAGAGGAAACAAGAGGAG ATGTTTGATGATGCTGAGAACTTGAAGACTAAAGTGAAGCAGCTGGCAGAGGCAGTCCAGCGGGCCAAACATCTGGTCATTTACACCGGAGCAGGAATCAGTACG gCCGCCTCCATCCCAGACTATCGAGGGCCCAATGGAGTGTGGACTCAGCTGCAGAAGGGCCGGTCTGTGAG TACATCCGATCTGAGTCAGGCTGAGCCGACCCTCACACACATGAGCATCTGGATGCTGCACAAAATGAAGATG GTTCAGCATGTGGTCTCACAGAACTGTGACGGTCTTCATCTGCGCAGTGGTCTTCCCAGACACGCTCTCTCTGAACTCCACGGAAACATGTTCATTGAG GTCTGCGATTCCTGCTCTCCACCACGAGAGTTTATCCGACTGTTTGACGTGACTGAGCGCACGGCTCTGCATCGGCACGGGACAGGCCGCTCGTGTCCCCACTGTCGAGCTGAGCTCAGAGACACCATCGTGCATTTTGGAGAACGTGGCACTTTGGAGCAGCCGCTCAACTGGAAGGGGGCAGCAGAGGCCGCACAACGGGCTGACCTCATCCTCTGCTTAGGCTCCAGTCTGAAG GTGTTGAAGAAGTACTCCTGCTTGTGGTGCATGAATAGACCTGCAAGCAAAAGACCAAAGCTGTACATTGTCAATCTACAG TGGACACCAAAAGATAACTTGGCCACTCTGAAGATTCACGGGAAGTGTGACGCTGTGATGGCTCTGTTGATGGAGGAGCTGGCTTTAGCAGTTCCCGTTTACAGCAG ATTGCAGGACCCCATCTTTAGCCTGGCTAAACCCCTCAGTCCGCAAGAGCAGAAGAGTCACTCTCGTAAAGAGATAGCGCCACCTTCTGCTTTAGAGGAGGTTTCGCAGTCAGCAGCGCCACAGGGCGAAGGGCCAGCGGTTCAGGGCGGCTGGTTTGGAAGAGGTTACTCCAAAGGAAGACGGAAAAAGAAGAGTTCCTAG
- the sirt7 gene encoding NAD-dependent protein deacetylase sirtuin-7 isoform X1, translated as MDVRINSGVSARAERKEQEKAKIIQREKQRQTMKTISKILQKCESEWTEEERSMLQAHQDTVQELSRRQNRRHLLKRKQEEMFDDAENLKTKVKQLAEAVQRAKHLVIYTGAGISTAASIPDYRGPNGVWTQLQKGRSVSTSDLSQAEPTLTHMSIWMLHKMKMVQHVVSQNCDGLHLRSGLPRHALSELHGNMFIEVCDSCSPPREFIRLFDVTERTALHRHGTGRSCPHCRAELRDTIVHFGERGTLEQPLNWKGAAEAAQRADLILCLGSSLKVLKKYSCLWCMNRPASKRPKLYIVNLQWTPKDNLATLKIHGKCDAVMALLMEELALAVPVYSRLQDPIFSLAKPLSPQEQKSHSRKEIAPPSALEEVSQSAAPQGEGPAVQGGWFGRGYSKGRRKKKSS; from the exons ATGGACGTGCGGATAAACAGCGGCGTTTCTGCTCGAGCAGAGAGAAAAGAGCAAGAAAAGGCCAAAATAATCCAGCGAGAGAAACAACGGCAGACTATGAAGACG ATCTCGAAGATCCTCCAGAAGTGTGAGTCTGAGTGGACAGAGGAGGAGCGGTCGATGCTGCAGGCGCATCAGGACACCGTGCAGGAGCTGAGCCGACGACAGAACCGCAGACACCTGCTCAAGAGGAAACAAGAGGAG ATGTTTGATGATGCTGAGAACTTGAAGACTAAAGTGAAGCAGCTGGCAGAGGCAGTCCAGCGGGCCAAACATCTGGTCATTTACACCGGAGCAGGAATCAGTACG gCCGCCTCCATCCCAGACTATCGAGGGCCCAATGGAGTGTGGACTCAGCTGCAGAAGGGCCGGTCTGTGAG TACATCCGATCTGAGTCAGGCTGAGCCGACCCTCACACACATGAGCATCTGGATGCTGCACAAAATGAAGATG GTTCAGCATGTGGTCTCACAGAACTGTGACGGTCTTCATCTGCGCAGTGGTCTTCCCAGACACGCTCTCTCTGAACTCCACGGAAACATGTTCATTGAG GTCTGCGATTCCTGCTCTCCACCACGAGAGTTTATCCGACTGTTTGACGTGACTGAGCGCACGGCTCTGCATCGGCACGGGACAGGCCGCTCGTGTCCCCACTGTCGAGCTGAGCTCAGAGACACCATCGTGCATTTTGGAGAACGTGGCACTTTGGAGCAGCCGCTCAACTGGAAGGGGGCAGCAGAGGCCGCACAACGGGCTGACCTCATCCTCTGCTTAGGCTCCAGTCTGAAG GTGTTGAAGAAGTACTCCTGCTTGTGGTGCATGAATAGACCTGCAAGCAAAAGACCAAAGCTGTACATTGTCAATCTACAG TGGACACCAAAAGATAACTTGGCCACTCTGAAGATTCACGGGAAGTGTGACGCTGTGATGGCTCTGTTGATGGAGGAGCTGGCTTTAGCAGTTCCCGTTTACAGCAG ATTGCAGGACCCCATCTTTAGCCTGGCTAAACCCCTCAGTCCGCAAGAGCAGAAGAGTCACTCTCGTAAAGAGATAGCGCCACCTTCTGCTTTAGAGGAGGTTTCGCAGTCAGCAGCGCCACAGGGCGAAGGGCCAGCGGTTCAGGGCGGCTGGTTTGGAAGAGGTTACTCCAAAGGAAGACGGAAAAAGAAGAGTTCCTAG
- the rbbp9 gene encoding serine hydrolase RBBP9, translating into MPLKRVVIVPGNGAGDVERSNWYGWANKRINEIPDLSCALKNMPDPVTARESVWLPFMEKDLKCDEETLIIGHSSGAAAAMRYAETHKVFAIILVGAYTSHLGDENERESGYFSRPWEWEKIRANVEYILQFGSTDDPFLPWDEQQEVADGLKTDLHKYSDRGHFQNTAFPELIDAVNKLKTNS; encoded by the exons ATGCCTCTGAAGAGAGTTGTGATTGTGCCTGGGAACGGCGCAGGAGATGTTGAGCGTAGCAACTGGTACGGATGGGccaacaaacgaataaatgag ATTCCAGATCTGTCTTGTGCACTGAAGAACATGCCGGATCCTG TAACGGCCAGAGAGAGCGTCTGGCTGCCGTTCATGGAGAAGGATCTGAAATGTGATGAAGAAACGCTCATCATCGGACACAGTTCAGGAGCGGCTGCAGCCATGAG GTATGCAGAAACACACAAGGTTTTTGCCATTATTCTGGTGGGCGCCTACACATCACATCTGGGAGATGAGAATGAGCGTGAGAGCG GATATTTCAGCCGACCATGGGAATGGGAAAAGATACGAGCAAATGTGGAGTACATCCTTCAGTTCGGCTCTACAGACGACCCGTTTTTGCCCTGGGACGAGCAACAGGAAGTTGCTGATGGACTGAAGACAGATTTACATAAGTACTCGGACCGCGGACATTTCCAGAACACAGCCTTCCCAGAGCTCATCGATGCAGTAAACAAGCTGAAAACCAACAGCTAA
- the sirt7 gene encoding NAD-dependent protein deacetylase sirtuin-7 isoform X3 produces the protein MGTEISKILQKCESEWTEEERSMLQAHQDTVQELSRRQNRRHLLKRKQEEMFDDAENLKTKVKQLAEAVQRAKHLVIYTGAGISTAASIPDYRGPNGVWTQLQKGRSVSTSDLSQAEPTLTHMSIWMLHKMKMVCDSCSPPREFIRLFDVTERTALHRHGTGRSCPHCRAELRDTIVHFGERGTLEQPLNWKGAAEAAQRADLILCLGSSLKVLKKYSCLWCMNRPASKRPKLYIVNLQWTPKDNLATLKIHGKCDAVMALLMEELALAVPVYSRLQDPIFSLAKPLSPQEQKSHSRKEIAPPSALEEVSQSAAPQGEGPAVQGGWFGRGYSKGRRKKKSS, from the exons ATGGGTACTGAG ATCTCGAAGATCCTCCAGAAGTGTGAGTCTGAGTGGACAGAGGAGGAGCGGTCGATGCTGCAGGCGCATCAGGACACCGTGCAGGAGCTGAGCCGACGACAGAACCGCAGACACCTGCTCAAGAGGAAACAAGAGGAG ATGTTTGATGATGCTGAGAACTTGAAGACTAAAGTGAAGCAGCTGGCAGAGGCAGTCCAGCGGGCCAAACATCTGGTCATTTACACCGGAGCAGGAATCAGTACG gCCGCCTCCATCCCAGACTATCGAGGGCCCAATGGAGTGTGGACTCAGCTGCAGAAGGGCCGGTCTGTGAG TACATCCGATCTGAGTCAGGCTGAGCCGACCCTCACACACATGAGCATCTGGATGCTGCACAAAATGAAGATG GTCTGCGATTCCTGCTCTCCACCACGAGAGTTTATCCGACTGTTTGACGTGACTGAGCGCACGGCTCTGCATCGGCACGGGACAGGCCGCTCGTGTCCCCACTGTCGAGCTGAGCTCAGAGACACCATCGTGCATTTTGGAGAACGTGGCACTTTGGAGCAGCCGCTCAACTGGAAGGGGGCAGCAGAGGCCGCACAACGGGCTGACCTCATCCTCTGCTTAGGCTCCAGTCTGAAG GTGTTGAAGAAGTACTCCTGCTTGTGGTGCATGAATAGACCTGCAAGCAAAAGACCAAAGCTGTACATTGTCAATCTACAG TGGACACCAAAAGATAACTTGGCCACTCTGAAGATTCACGGGAAGTGTGACGCTGTGATGGCTCTGTTGATGGAGGAGCTGGCTTTAGCAGTTCCCGTTTACAGCAG ATTGCAGGACCCCATCTTTAGCCTGGCTAAACCCCTCAGTCCGCAAGAGCAGAAGAGTCACTCTCGTAAAGAGATAGCGCCACCTTCTGCTTTAGAGGAGGTTTCGCAGTCAGCAGCGCCACAGGGCGAAGGGCCAGCGGTTCAGGGCGGCTGGTTTGGAAGAGGTTACTCCAAAGGAAGACGGAAAAAGAAGAGTTCCTAG